The Nocardioides campestrisoli genome includes a window with the following:
- a CDS encoding neocarzinostatin apoprotein domain-containing protein: MRSTTTLAKVLATTIALFVVALVGAPPGFAAGPSLEVSAKDGLSDGQEVTLSGKGFAPGMGQIAAGQCIEGYTGPSHCNLQGGATFRNADGAGSIGTFTIVVKEKFGSYDCTKVQCVIAAAPLPTAEDAATVAANQVVIPITFGSGSAEPVAEDGEDTGGEDESADGNDVAAGGDDSLPKTGAGEAVAFSVLGAVVLLLAGAGLGLGARRLGGVA; this comes from the coding sequence ATGCGAAGCACCACCACACTCGCCAAGGTCCTGGCGACCACGATCGCGCTGTTCGTGGTCGCTCTCGTCGGGGCGCCGCCGGGCTTCGCGGCCGGTCCTTCGCTCGAGGTGAGCGCGAAGGACGGTCTCTCCGACGGTCAGGAGGTGACGCTCTCCGGCAAGGGCTTCGCTCCCGGCATGGGACAGATCGCGGCCGGCCAGTGCATCGAGGGCTACACCGGCCCCAGCCACTGCAACCTCCAGGGGGGTGCGACGTTCCGCAACGCCGACGGCGCCGGTTCGATCGGGACCTTCACGATCGTGGTCAAGGAGAAGTTCGGGTCCTACGACTGCACCAAGGTCCAGTGCGTGATCGCCGCGGCGCCGCTGCCCACCGCCGAGGACGCGGCGACGGTGGCGGCCAACCAGGTGGTCATCCCGATCACCTTCGGTTCGGGCAGTGCCGAGCCGGTCGCCGAGGACGGCGAGGACACCGGGGGCGAGGATGAGAGCGCGGACGGGAACGACGTGGCCGCGGGCGGCGACGACAGCCTGCCCAAGACCGGCGCCGGTGAGGCCGTGGCGTTCTCCGTGCTGGGGGCGGTCGTGCTGCTCCTGGCCGGGGCCGGACTCGGCCTCGGCGCTCGCCGCCTGGGCGGTGTCGCATGA
- a CDS encoding NAD-dependent epimerase/dehydratase family protein: MKVLVIGAGFVGSAAARQLVDLGHDVTVTATSAEKVETLRESFPRAVVLRGSEEETVREAVAGQDVVVVTAGPSAQGSMTPEGRAKTYRDVLVRTAENVVAAAGPQTRLVALSSLSVYGDAANHLEVIDESAPVTTSADPSPSNFLAMEQVYASTGDRATIFRCGDIFGPGDPPIAEKVAMAHQYLGGSVPFSGDALLYRLHVDDAAEAVVHAVHHDISGIFNLTHAQVPPTNAKLFDRLSAEQGLPALQYRDEIASPSAPISVEKLRTSGFEAVRSFDPALAQPA, encoded by the coding sequence ATGAAGGTCCTTGTCATCGGCGCAGGCTTCGTCGGCTCAGCCGCCGCACGGCAGCTGGTCGACCTCGGCCACGACGTGACGGTCACCGCCACCAGCGCCGAGAAGGTGGAGACGCTCCGGGAGAGCTTCCCCCGCGCCGTGGTGCTGCGAGGCTCCGAGGAGGAGACGGTCCGCGAGGCCGTGGCCGGTCAGGACGTGGTGGTCGTCACCGCGGGGCCGTCCGCCCAGGGTTCCATGACCCCGGAGGGCCGGGCGAAGACCTACCGCGACGTGCTGGTCCGCACCGCCGAGAACGTGGTGGCGGCTGCCGGGCCCCAGACCCGTCTGGTCGCACTCTCCTCGCTCTCGGTCTACGGCGACGCCGCCAACCACCTCGAGGTGATCGACGAGTCCGCACCCGTGACCACCTCGGCCGACCCCAGCCCCAGCAACTTCCTCGCCATGGAGCAGGTCTACGCCAGCACGGGTGACCGGGCGACGATCTTCCGGTGCGGCGACATCTTCGGCCCCGGCGACCCGCCGATCGCGGAGAAGGTCGCGATGGCCCACCAGTACCTCGGCGGGTCCGTGCCGTTCTCGGGCGACGCCCTGCTCTACCGGCTGCACGTCGACGACGCGGCGGAGGCAGTGGTGCACGCGGTGCACCACGACATCAGCGGCATCTTCAACCTGACCCACGCGCAGGTGCCCCCGACCAACGCCAAGCTCTTCGACCGCCTCTCCGCCGAGCAGGGTCTTCCTGCCCTGCAGTACCGCGACGAGATCGCCTCGCCGTCCGCGCCCATCTCGGTGGAGAAGCTCCGCACGAGCGGGTTCGAGGCGGTCCGGTCGTTCGACCCGGCGCTGGCCCAGCCGGCCTGA
- a CDS encoding antibiotic biosynthesis monooxygenase family protein: MIVVVSQARTKPGEEHASAYVALSGEFGRFFTGQPGFRGRRLVRGVEDPQHFTHLRWFDSVEHYEACTRAEGYVEHTELMYEHLEPYDSYPREYLEVVLDEADPQVRA; this comes from the coding sequence ATGATCGTGGTGGTGAGTCAGGCCCGCACCAAGCCGGGCGAGGAGCACGCGAGCGCATACGTCGCGCTCAGCGGCGAGTTCGGGAGGTTCTTCACCGGACAGCCCGGCTTCCGCGGACGGCGTCTGGTACGCGGCGTTGAGGACCCCCAGCACTTCACCCACCTGCGCTGGTTCGACTCCGTCGAGCACTACGAGGCGTGCACCCGGGCCGAGGGCTACGTCGAGCACACCGAGCTCATGTACGAGCACCTCGAGCCCTACGACTCCTACCCGCGCGAGTACCTCGAGGTCGTCCTCGACGAGGCCGATCCGCAGGTACGGGCATGA
- a CDS encoding alpha/beta fold hydrolase → MTAFVLVHGAFRGGWAWRQVRPHLVAAGHDVHAPSLIGAGEHHERVREVTGLKTWSDQVSRLILLEDLREVVLVGHSQGGLVTSSVAARIPDRIACVVHLDAAVPAAGERAVDLGPTPSRLPERGTAVRATPVPKDSGEYDEETARWVDARLSASPVGPALDAVPAVPAEVREVFAFCARTPAGYPSTHTRARLEAQGRPFTVLDAGHDAPLSAPSLVAALLLAQVPTQPDPHATSRPRPTMKGLR, encoded by the coding sequence ATGACGGCGTTCGTCCTGGTGCACGGAGCGTTCCGCGGCGGCTGGGCGTGGCGCCAGGTCCGGCCGCACCTCGTCGCCGCCGGGCACGACGTGCACGCCCCCAGCCTGATCGGCGCCGGCGAGCACCACGAGCGGGTCCGGGAGGTCACCGGGCTCAAGACGTGGTCGGACCAGGTCAGCCGGCTGATCCTGCTGGAGGACCTGCGCGAGGTGGTCCTGGTCGGGCACAGCCAGGGCGGTCTCGTGACGTCGTCGGTGGCGGCCCGGATCCCGGACCGGATCGCCTGCGTGGTCCATCTCGACGCGGCCGTGCCCGCCGCCGGCGAGCGCGCCGTCGACCTGGGCCCGACGCCCTCCCGGCTTCCCGAGCGCGGCACCGCCGTCCGGGCGACCCCGGTCCCCAAAGACTCCGGGGAGTACGACGAGGAGACCGCCCGTTGGGTGGACGCGCGCCTGAGCGCCAGCCCGGTGGGTCCGGCGCTGGACGCGGTGCCCGCGGTGCCGGCCGAGGTCCGCGAGGTCTTCGCGTTCTGCGCGCGCACCCCCGCCGGCTACCCCTCGACCCACACCCGGGCACGGCTCGAGGCGCAGGGGCGCCCGTTCACCGTCCTGGACGCCGGCCACGACGCGCCCCTGAGCGCGCCCTCGCTCGTCGCCGCCCTGCTCCTGGCGCAGGTGCCCACCCAGCCCGACCCGCACGCGACCAGCAGGCCGCGCCCGACCATGAAAGGTCTCCGATGA
- a CDS encoding MaoC family dehydratase translates to MTISEHGPAAASLKPGWQGRFFEDFEVGDIYQHPLGRTLTEHDNISFSLLTMNTNQMHFNSEYARRSEFEKPLVVSTLTVAIAVGQSVTDLTQNAFANLGWDDIRMTHPVFAGDTLFSESVVLEKRESAKRPHAGIVTVKTRTLNQHGDEVCSFKRMFYVYKQGAEQLEGIFPEGKRSLLAGTDLAED, encoded by the coding sequence ATGACCATCTCCGAGCACGGACCCGCCGCAGCCAGCCTGAAGCCCGGGTGGCAGGGCAGGTTCTTCGAGGACTTCGAGGTCGGCGACATCTACCAGCACCCGCTCGGCCGGACCCTCACCGAGCACGACAACATCTCCTTCTCGCTGCTCACGATGAACACCAACCAGATGCACTTCAACAGCGAGTACGCGAGGCGCTCGGAGTTCGAGAAGCCGCTGGTCGTCTCGACGCTGACGGTGGCCATCGCGGTGGGTCAGTCCGTCACCGACCTCACCCAGAACGCCTTCGCCAACCTCGGCTGGGACGACATCCGGATGACCCACCCGGTCTTCGCCGGGGACACCCTCTTCAGCGAGTCCGTGGTCCTGGAGAAGCGCGAGTCGGCCAAGCGCCCGCACGCCGGCATCGTCACGGTCAAGACCCGCACCCTGAACCAGCACGGTGACGAGGTGTGCTCGTTCAAGCGCATGTTCTACGTCTACAAGCAGGGCGCCGAGCAGCTCGAGGGGATCTTCCCCGAGGGCAAGCGCTCCCTGCTCGCCGGCACCGACCTCGCCGAGGACTGA